agaagatatcagatgatacgacattaagatatatggatcatatgcggaaacaaagaggaaggcaaaaaataggaaagactgaagaatgccgGATTTGCAGTATGAgtcctgctcttgggcagaacactaaatgaatgaatgaatgctgttTATACATCATTATAATAGCGCAAAAAAGCATGGTTTTCCAACTATTTCATTATGAggaataatgaaggaaaaaagaagaaattttcagTGACGAGTTTCAGTGTGGTTTGGATtcaaggatttatttatttttattgttggtttaggtgtattaatttaagtaaagttaatagaagattttaacttctttcttactGGACAGAAAAACATTTGTGACTCAACATTTGAAGAGcttgaaaatattataattaggctaaatgtattgtaaataataattgtaagcctaattaaataattataatgtttgaTATATTATAACACACGTGTTATTACTAGTTATTTTagcctttccttcccattttatgtaaacTCCCTTTTAAGAAAAAGCCCTATTTAAGGAAAAGAAAGTAATCCCATAGAAATTCGTTAAAAAGAGGGTCTATTGTATTTGCTTACAAAGTCCAAGCGTAATTATATAGATAATGCTCAAAATAGCCATCACGAATTCTAATATAGGCCTCAGGGCTCTTTAAGTGCCACATCATGGCCTATCTTAATCTCTGCCATATTCCAGATGCTTTAAATGTCTCCATATGTAAAAATCCTCGTTGTTGTTTTTTTACAAGGCCTACTGATTTGATAAACATAATCGAATAATATAAGCACTAACCTACATAAAATAAGAAGTAGctacctgtaattaaaaaaacaaagcaaaattgaCTGTTTATGTTTAcaggaacgttttttttttttcttttttttttttataccttCTATCCATACCCCAAAGGTTTCTCACATATTAGTTAACATTCTGTACAATAGAACctcaattatctgtagtaatgaaggggatggactgaatgattgatcgaaaaaatcggataatccataccataaaagattttaatGTTTAGGCCTATAGTTTCGTAATTCCCTTCGTGGTATTGTATTTAACATGCTaattagtggatcagaagttcactaatttaaggcCGGTTGTCAATGGTGGATTTTAAGgctcaaggaaactccttgtgatGCTTGTCTTTGGAATGATAGGAGTAGAGGTCTCGTATTGTAGGACATACTCGTCCTTTATATAAACACTTTacccttgtttctttcttttttattaaattgcacacagttgtAACACTAATCTCATATTCTGATTCGACATGAGATACAGTTTCTGCTttcccaaacctctcaattatttgtgCTTTTTTTggaatacttagcacaacacgatttcttttgacacccatggaagacattttacatATCCTAAGTTATACAGTACGGCCACTCCAATAGTGAACAAGGAATGAATGGTACACAGGTTTTGCAATTGTGTGAGAGTTCTTGGAGTCATTTCCTTGAATGCAGGTAGTGACTGTTTTACAGATTGGTAAAAACACCCCCTCCCACAAGTAACTGTATAGAACTTGATATTTTgttctggaagaaaaaaaaaagagagagagagaaagaaagacagtTGGATAATCTGCAGATTGGTTAATAGGACAATACtgtatatgaatttaaaaaaataatggtattttgttctggaagaaaaaagagagagagagagaaagacaatTGGATAATCTGGAGATTGGTTAATAGGGCAATACtgtatatgaatttaaaaaaataatggtattttgttctggaagaaaaaagagagagcgagagagagaaagacagttggATAATCTGCAGATTGGTTAATAGGACAATACtgtatatgaatttaaaaaaataatggtattttgttctggaagaaaaaagagagagagagagaaagacaatTGGATAATCTGGAGATTGGTTAATAGGGCAATACtgtatatgaatttaaaaaaataatggtattttgttctggaagaaaaaagagagagcgagagagagaaagacagttggATAATCTGCAGATTGGTTAATAGGACAATACtgtatatgaatttaaaaaaataatggtattttgttctggaagaaaaaagagagagagagagagaaagacagttggATAATCTGGAGATTGGTTAATAGGGCAATACTgtatatcaatttaaaaaaatgttaattttcagGAAACATTGTGTTCATAAATTTCCATATCCTAACATAGTGTTTGGGAGTAACAGTTAAAGATAATTTGGTGCTTATTTAATATgataatgcattaaaatattttttgtgttgttatttcTTTCAAGGACGAAGGAGAAAATATAGACATTCTGGCAGCTGGTGATGCCCGTGGTGGTGTTCAGAAATCAAAAAGAATCACCACACGATATATGACGAAGTATGAAAGAGCGCGGGTGTTGGGGACAAGAGCTTTGCAAATTGCAATGTGTGCTCCAGTTATGGTTGAATTGGAAGGAGAGACAGATCCATTGCAGATAGCTATGAAGGAGTTAAAGCAACGTAAGATTCCTATAATAATTCGTCGGTACTTGCCAGACAACAGTTATGAGGATTGGGGAATCGATGAACTTATCATCATTGATCACTAAATGTAACAAGAAACAGTGAATGTAATTTACTttctttatatgatttttttgtcTCTACTGTGTTTGTGCAA
This sequence is a window from Periplaneta americana isolate PAMFEO1 chromosome 2, P.americana_PAMFEO1_priV1, whole genome shotgun sequence. Protein-coding genes within it:
- the Polr2F gene encoding DNA-directed RNA polymerases I, II, and III subunit RPABC2: MADDEFDGDDAGDDFDEVDEDENIEELDQQEDEGENIDILAAGDARGGVQKSKRITTRYMTKYERARVLGTRALQIAMCAPVMVELEGETDPLQIAMKELKQRKIPIIIRRYLPDNSYEDWGIDELIIIDH